TTGGTGAGGTCGTCAGTCTTTACCGCCGTAGTTAGCCAGGAGTTATAACGATCGAGAACCTTTGCAATGGCTTCTAGGTGCTCGGGAGGATTATTTTTGATATCGAGGTAGAGCGTAATCAGGGGCCACTTGCTCTTGTCCCCACTTTGCATTGCTTTCTCCATCAGGGGACGCACCTTGGGGAATAAATAAGATTCCAGCGTCGGATCCTGGGCAGAGGCGTTCTTGGCACCGTGAATGACGACCGATCTTCCGTCGAGCCACGCAAGGTCTTCTTCAATAGCTAGAGGCATACCACTGGCAAGGGCGCGGTCGAGACGATCCTCATATTTGCCATGGTCGGGGTAGGCATTATGAGCCAGTACCTGGGTCCTGACCCCCGGTGCAACATTATGTGCCTCATGTTGTGCATAAAGAGTTGTGGGCGCAAGAGTAGCAAGTGCAAGAGCCGTTATCTTAATCATGATTCCTCGGTAGTGTGTGATGGGTCCACTCGCTTTGTACCCATCGTCACTTAGGGAAACCTTAGAGTTCGGTCCTCGTTGCCAACTCTTAACAATGCCTCAGGAAATCTTCATCTTGATGTGGGAGTAGCGCTATTGCTTATGCAAGGCGCAGAGAGGGAAATAGTGTCTGCGGCAAGGTTCAGAGGAACATCCGTTCCCGGAAGCCTCACCCTGAAAGATGATCCATGGCCAAACTCGGTCGTAGCCGCAACATTGCCCCATCTGTCGCGTATTTATGGCGAAGAAATACCGTAACGCCATCGATGCCCGATGTCAGGTCGCTATCAATCGAGTGCTTCAAGCTCCACGAGGCTCTGAAACAGACACTGTGTCCAAGCACCCTTGGCTATCAAACAGCCTGGAGCTTCACTGCAATGTTTACGAGGGTTACCGGCAGAGTTCCCAGCGGCTATTCTTTGCCAAGAGTAACCATCAGAGAGCAGCGTGCGGTTCGGGAATAGCAGAGCCGTCTTTGCGCGGATCGGAGGCCCCATAGTTCACCCCCGCCGCGCGATCGCAAAGCACAGCCTGCCCACCACCCATGATCTCTGAGAACGCTCCCTCTTGCTTCACCTGGTGTCCCTTGGCTTCGAGCTCCCGCTGTATCTCTAAGGGGATACGCGCCTCCACTTGAATATCGAAGCCATCGAACGTCGCTTTGGTAAAGCGAGGCGCTTCAATCGCCTCCTGGATGGTCATGTCATGGTCAACGATGTTCGAGACAAACTGCGCGTGCGCCTGCGACTGATTCCATCCGCCCTGAATTCCGAAGGCGATGATCTGGTCCTCCTTCGAGAGGAATGCCGGAATGATGGTGTGCAGAGGGCGCTTGCGTCCCGCCGCAACGTTAGGATGCGAAGGGTCGGCGCTGAAGAGGTTGGCCCGATTCTGCAACAGAAAGCTTGTGCCCCTGGCCTCGAGACCCGAGCCGAAGTTCATGTAGTTGCTCTGGATCAACGAGACCACATTGCCATGACGATCGGCGACGCTGAGGTAAACGGTATCTCCACCCGGCTCCAGGAACTGCCCGGGACGAGCCGCCGCACAAGCTTTATCCGGCTCGATGAGAGCCGCACGCTGGGCTGCGTAGCTCTTCGATAGGATGTGCTCCACGGGGATCGCGGCATGGCCAGGATCGCAGACATAGCGCAACATGTCGGCATAGGCCAGTTTCTTGGCCTCAATCATGTGGTGCAGCGCACTCGCGGAGTTGGCTCCATACTCTCGCAGCGGAAAATTCTCCATGATATTGAGCATTGAGAGCGCCGCGATACCCGCGCCGTTAGGAGGCAGCTCGTGCACGGTCCAGCCACGGTAAGTAGTGGTGATGGGCTCCACCCATTCGCTGCTGAACTCGCTCAAGTCCTCGCGAGTAAACAACCCGCCCTCAGCCTGCGACAGCTCGAGGATGCGCTCCGCGATCTCCCCCTGGTAGAAGGCTTGGCTGCCATCCCTGGCGATGGAACGAAGGCTGCGAGCGAGTCCGGGGCTGCGAAAGACCTCGCCAAAACGCGGCGCACGGCCATCCGGCAAAAAGCTGCTCTGAGCCTCGCCAATGAGCTCGTGCGCGTTCTCCTGCCAGCGCATCGCAGACCGTTCCGCAACCGGGAACCCATCTTCAGCAAAGTGGATCGCAGCAGCGAGCACCTGCTCGAAGTTGCGGCTGCCAAATCTGTGGAGCAGCTTCTCCCAGCCATCCACGACGCCCGGAACACTGACGCTATGGATACCTTTCTTCGGGATCTCCGTCATTCCCCGCTGCTGCATCCACGCAACGCTAAGACCAGCGGGCGACCACCCACTCGCGTTGAGGCCAATATACTTCCCTGTAGCGGCCTCATAGACGATGGCAAACAGATCGCCGCCCAGTCCGTTGCTATGCGGAGCAACGACGCCGAGCACAGCATTAGCCGCAACGGCAGCATCGACCGCATTGCCACCCTGGGCAAGGATAACGGCCGCAGCCTGCGATGCCAGTGAGCTTTCGCTGGCGACCACCCCGCTCGTCGAGACGACAACAGAGCGCGCCACCCAGCGATCTTGTTTCTTAGCCAGCGTGCTCATCGAGAGTTCCTCTCCTAAATACTGCGCAGTGCGTCAGACGAGCATGGAGTAGTTGGCACGCCCAATCGCGATAAGAGCACCCGCATCGTTGAGCACATCGACATCGACGATCCCGACACTCTTGCCTATACGGCGCACCTTGGCGACCAGCGTCAACGAGGTATTGATCGCGGGCCGCAGGTAATCGACACGGAAGTTGACCGTAGGCAGTGGACGCCCCACCAGCATCACCAGTCCGTAGTCGCCCACCGTGTCGATCAAGGCCGAGATCACCCCACCATGCCATTGGCCGGAGCCCTCGGCCCGTTCAAACTCAGGCCGCAACTGGCTGCGCACGGTTACCTCCTGCTTCTCTGCATCGGCATGAAGAACGGTCAGATTCAAGAGGCGATTGAAGGGAGAGTACTGCAGCTTCTCCTGAAGCTGCTCAGCAGTAAGCGTCTCGGTGCTCATGGAACGATGACCAACTTTCCGAAGACCTCGCGGTCTTCAATCCGGCGTAGTGCATCATTGGTCTCGGCCAGCGGATAGCTGCCATCGAGGATGACCTTCAGCTCGCCGCTCTGCACCAGCGCAAGCAGCTTCTCAACGTCAGTACGAGCCCAGCTATTGGAGCCGAGAATCTTCAGCTCGAAGGTCCAGATGAAGCGCAGGTCCTCCTGCGGATCGAACCCGGCAGTAGCGCCGCAAGTGAGCAGACGTCCGCCCACGCGCAGGCAGCGCAGTGTCTTCACCCAGGTGTCACCGCCCGTATAGTTCACCGCAACGTCAACGCCCAGCTTAGCCCCGGCGCTGCGCCGGTTCGGCTTGCCATAGAGCGCATAGATCTCCTTGACGAAGTCGGTCTCGCGATAGTTGATCGTGTGATCGGCTCCCAGCTCCTTCAATCGTGCGAGCTTATCGGGCGTACTGGCGCAGGCGACCACCTCCGCCCCGGCCAGCTTGGCGAGCTGCAGGCAGCAGACGCCCACACCGCCGCTAGCGCCCAGGATAAGAACCCGCTCTCCCTTGGACACCTCGCCGATCGTCGACATCATGCGGATGGCTGTGCCATACGCACAGGGCAGCGCCGCCGCTTCTTCAAAGGAGACACCATCAGGAATACGTATCAGTTGATGATCCTTGGCGCGGCACAGCTCCGCCAGCCCGCCATGGACTGTCTCACCCATCAGTCCGCCTTCGACGCGATTGATAGGGTCGACGAGCACGCGGTCGCCCGTCGACCAGCCCTCAACACCCTCACCCACTTCAACAATCTCACCAGCGACATCGAGTCCCATAATCGCGGGGAATGGAACCTTGATGCCGGGCATCCCGCGCCGGGTAAAGATATCGTGATAGTTGAGCGAAGTCGCGCGAACCCTCACGATCACCTCGCCCGCACCCGCCTTCGGGTCAGGGAAGTCGGTCTCGAGGAGAAGCTTCTCCGGTCCTCCATGTTCACGCAGCACCATTGCCTTCATGTCGTCCTCTTTTCTGGATCGCTCTGCATATTCGAAAGTGCGGATGCGATCAATGCCTTCGTATCAATCTTATTCGTGCTTGCCAGCGGCAGCTCACTCACAAACCATACACGCCGTGGATGCTGATAAGCCGGTGCGTTCGCCAGTGCGAACTGTTGAATCTCCCGCTCGCTTGCCTGCGCGTGCGGCTTGAGAACGACGAAGGCAACCGGCTTCGCGCCCTTGATCTCATCGGGGATGGGAACGACGGCAACCTGCTGGACCGCAGAATGTCGCTCCAGCATCTTCTCCACTTCGCCCGGATAGATATTCTCCGCACCGCACGAGAACATATCGTCAGCCCGCCCAACATAAAAATAGAAGCCAAGGGCATCGCGATGAAAGACATCGCCGGTGCGATAGTACCCATCCTCGGTAAAGACCTTGCGCGTCATCTCCGGACGGCCGTAATACTCGGTGAGTAGCGCGGGAGACTTGATCTCAAGCACGCCATCGGCCTCCCCGGTCCCCTTGCCGTCGATGCGCAGACTAACCTCAGGATGCTTGAAGCCAAGTGAGAGTGCAGGCGTCGGTACACCATCGGGATGAGGCGCGAAGACAATGGGCCCCGCCTCCGTAGTGCCGTAAACATTGGCGATCTGCGCATTGGGGAAGAGCTTGCGAAGCGACTCGAAGAGCGCCGGCGAGACCGGCGCGGAGCCCATGCGAAGCGATCGAACTGAAGAGAGATCGGTGCGCGCAAGAAGATCCGGCCGCTTCAGGATCATCGAGAACATGGTTGGAACCGCCGTCAGCGCGTTGCACTTGTATCGTTCGATGGCGTCGATGTAGGTGGGTACGTCAAAGCCCGGCAGCAGTACGACCGAGTCATGCTGCGCCAGTGCGGCGTGTGCCGTCGCAAGCGCGTTCATGTGATAAAGAGGAGCGGCGATCAGTGTCCGCAGCCGCTCGGTAGAAGCCGGACGGCGACGCATCTTTAGCACCCACAGATGGCTTTCGTGCGAGAGCACCACACCTTTAGGAACGCCCGTTGAACCGGAGGTATAGAGGAACATCGCAGCCTGGTCGGGCACAGGCTCGTCCGGCGTAAAGGCTCCCGGCGAGAGAAAAGCTTCGAAGGCCTCAGTGCCCGCCGAAACTTTGCCGAAACATACTCTGGGAATATCTGTGGGGCAAAGTGAGGCGCGCTCCGCATCACAGAAGACGAGCCTGGCCCCGGCATCGCGAAGGATCAGGTCAATCCCCGCGGCAGGCAGCTTGATATTGAGAGGAACGGGAACAAGCCCAGCCTGCATCGCTGCGAAGAAGACGGCAAGGTACTCGGCCCGATTGGCCGACACTACCGCAACGCGATCACCCGTAGATAGACCGAGAGCCAGCAGCCCACGCGCGATGGCCTGGACCAGCTCGTGCAGTTGTCGATAGCTATAAGTCGTGGGTGGAGTTTCACCACCGAGATCAATGATGGCCGGGTCATCCTGATTGCCATCTTGCGAGAGAGCAGCGCCCAGATTGGACCAGCGCGCGCCAGATTGCATACTCATGCTTCTACGAACTCCAGTCCAACATTGAACGCGTTGGTTGCTGGTATCAGAATACTCTCCGATCCGAAGATCACGCCCGCTACTCCATTCTCTCTGAGCACTCGCGCGGTCTGCGTCAGCGATTGCGTGCGAAAAGTGAGCGTTGCCATATACGCCGAACGGCCCTTGGCTTCGGCCCAGATGCTGCTGAGCGATGGATCGGGCGCGGAGTACAGATCGACGACCACATCTCCTACCCGAAAGCTCGATCGATTCTCTCCTGTCTCAACGCGCAGCGTATCTCCCAGGGTGTGGCCGAAGAACTCCAGCAAACGCACTGGGTCAATAACGGACACACGCACGCGAGAGATCGCGACGACGCCATTCGGATGCACCTGCGCTTCGGGCGTCCATACCAGCTCAGGAGTCTGATGATGACAGAAGTAGAAGCGCCCAAAGGGCGACGCCTCCGGCTCCAATCGAACCACATCGAACTTAGCATCACGAATACCATCTGCAAGCGTGACTGGCCTCGAGAAGAAGACCGGCTCCTTTGCAGCCACGCCTCGCGCTAGCAGATCGCGATAGAGCTGATCGACATCACCGGCAGCAAAGACAAAGCCGTTGAGACCCTCCGGGAACGTGGCGATATCGGCTCGCCTGGACCCAGCGCCCATGCCCAGCAGCTCAAGGTATAGTCCCTGAAAGACCGCAAGATGATTCACCGAGCCAAGCGTATGAAAGCCGCGCTCCGTAAGGTGAAATCCGAAGGCTCGATACGCACGCTCGGCCTCACCCATACGGTCTCCCGCATCCACCACCAGGTGGTCAATCTGTGTGGCGAGCGGTCTGGAGTTTTCCTGATCCACTAAACGTCCTACCTCTCTCGACAGGCAAAGTTCTGCTGCTTCCAGTTCGCAGAAACATTCTCTCCACCCGCTGGCCCTGTGTACACCGCCTGCTGCGGAAACGGGCACAGCTTCCGTTCATCGGTGATCGGACCGGGGGTATTATCATCGCGCACAGAGCTGCGATGCACCGCGACAATCGAGTCCGGAGCAACGCCCTCCTCAACCCACTTCACCAGCGCGGGCAGCTTATCCCATTCGTTCGGCCCGGGTCCGCCGCCGCAGTGTCCCATGCCTGGCACCATAAAGAGACGCGCGTCCTTCTGAGCTTCGGGATATGATCCATCAAAGGTCTTCTGCACCACCTGCTGATAATAAGCAACGATGCTCTCGGGCAGCGCGTCACCATCGCTCCACCCCTGGTACATCAGCAACTTGCCCTTGCGTTGCTTCAGAAACCGATTGAGGTCAGGGTCGACTGCATCCATGTAGTGCTGAACGAACTGCGCTTTGCCTGCGGTGATGTCGTCGAAGTTGAACTCCCACCACGCATACTCCGGAAAGATGCCGCCTTTATAGGGAGCATCGCCAACGCTATGAATCTCGTTGGGCGGAAGCCCCGGCGAGTCTTCGTAGATGAGGAAGTTCGCATGGTCGAGTTCATAGATAAGGTTCGTCGGCAGAAACTGATTGCCTCCCCACGGAATGACATTCTTGGGCCACTGCACCTCTGAGCCAAAGGAAGGGCCGTAGAAGATCTTCGTCCCCTTGCTGTCATGTGGTCCTGCATAGATGGCTTCAATCGTATGCAGTTGCGCTTTGGTAAAGCAGTTATCCGCGTTCTTATCCGCCGGGCAGGCATACTGCTTGAGGTCCTCTGCAGGCTTGAAGTCGCACTGGCGCGGGTCGTTGATAACTCCATCCTTGATGCCGTCCTTCGCATCGCACTTGGCCAGCACAGCGTCATGCAGAATATCGACCTTCTTCAGATCCTTAAAGCTTCCGTCCCCGTCCTTATCGAATGCGAGGTTCCCGGCTGCATGATTCTCAAGCAGATGCTTCTCCGTCCATATATGAGCGACGTTCAGCTTCGTAAAGTCGATTGCAGGAGAGCCGATGACAATGCCGTCAAAGTCCGCAGGATAGCGTTGCGCCT
This is a stretch of genomic DNA from Granulicella sp. WH15. It encodes these proteins:
- the ggt gene encoding gamma-glutamyltransferase, with protein sequence MSTLAKKQDRWVARSVVVSTSGVVASESSLASQAAAVILAQGGNAVDAAVAANAVLGVVAPHSNGLGGDLFAIVYEAATGKYIGLNASGWSPAGLSVAWMQQRGMTEIPKKGIHSVSVPGVVDGWEKLLHRFGSRNFEQVLAAAIHFAEDGFPVAERSAMRWQENAHELIGEAQSSFLPDGRAPRFGEVFRSPGLARSLRSIARDGSQAFYQGEIAERILELSQAEGGLFTREDLSEFSSEWVEPITTTYRGWTVHELPPNGAGIAALSMLNIMENFPLREYGANSASALHHMIEAKKLAYADMLRYVCDPGHAAIPVEHILSKSYAAQRAALIEPDKACAAARPGQFLEPGGDTVYLSVADRHGNVVSLIQSNYMNFGSGLEARGTSFLLQNRANLFSADPSHPNVAAGRKRPLHTIIPAFLSKEDQIIAFGIQGGWNQSQAHAQFVSNIVDHDMTIQEAIEAPRFTKATFDGFDIQVEARIPLEIQRELEAKGHQVKQEGAFSEIMGGGQAVLCDRAAGVNYGASDPRKDGSAIPEPHAAL
- a CDS encoding PaaI family thioesterase yields the protein MSTETLTAEQLQEKLQYSPFNRLLNLTVLHADAEKQEVTVRSQLRPEFERAEGSGQWHGGVISALIDTVGDYGLVMLVGRPLPTVNFRVDYLRPAINTSLTLVAKVRRIGKSVGIVDVDVLNDAGALIAIGRANYSMLV
- a CDS encoding zinc-binding dehydrogenase, producing the protein MKAMVLREHGGPEKLLLETDFPDPKAGAGEVIVRVRATSLNYHDIFTRRGMPGIKVPFPAIMGLDVAGEIVEVGEGVEGWSTGDRVLVDPINRVEGGLMGETVHGGLAELCRAKDHQLIRIPDGVSFEEAAALPCAYGTAIRMMSTIGEVSKGERVLILGASGGVGVCCLQLAKLAGAEVVACASTPDKLARLKELGADHTINYRETDFVKEIYALYGKPNRRSAGAKLGVDVAVNYTGGDTWVKTLRCLRVGGRLLTCGATAGFDPQEDLRFIWTFELKILGSNSWARTDVEKLLALVQSGELKVILDGSYPLAETNDALRRIEDREVFGKLVIVP
- a CDS encoding class I adenylate-forming enzyme family protein, which produces MSMQSGARWSNLGAALSQDGNQDDPAIIDLGGETPPTTYSYRQLHELVQAIARGLLALGLSTGDRVAVVSANRAEYLAVFFAAMQAGLVPVPLNIKLPAAGIDLILRDAGARLVFCDAERASLCPTDIPRVCFGKVSAGTEAFEAFLSPGAFTPDEPVPDQAAMFLYTSGSTGVPKGVVLSHESHLWVLKMRRRPASTERLRTLIAAPLYHMNALATAHAALAQHDSVVLLPGFDVPTYIDAIERYKCNALTAVPTMFSMILKRPDLLARTDLSSVRSLRMGSAPVSPALFESLRKLFPNAQIANVYGTTEAGPIVFAPHPDGVPTPALSLGFKHPEVSLRIDGKGTGEADGVLEIKSPALLTEYYGRPEMTRKVFTEDGYYRTGDVFHRDALGFYFYVGRADDMFSCGAENIYPGEVEKMLERHSAVQQVAVVPIPDEIKGAKPVAFVVLKPHAQASEREIQQFALANAPAYQHPRRVWFVSELPLASTNKIDTKALIASALSNMQSDPEKRTT
- a CDS encoding VOC family protein, yielding MDQENSRPLATQIDHLVVDAGDRMGEAERAYRAFGFHLTERGFHTLGSVNHLAVFQGLYLELLGMGAGSRRADIATFPEGLNGFVFAAGDVDQLYRDLLARGVAAKEPVFFSRPVTLADGIRDAKFDVVRLEPEASPFGRFYFCHHQTPELVWTPEAQVHPNGVVAISRVRVSVIDPVRLLEFFGHTLGDTLRVETGENRSSFRVGDVVVDLYSAPDPSLSSIWAEAKGRSAYMATLTFRTQSLTQTARVLRENGVAGVIFGSESILIPATNAFNVGLEFVEA
- a CDS encoding tannase/feruloyl esterase family alpha/beta hydrolase, yielding MAQPATPAPASSEACHSLIGTPNLTILSAETVAASGKLPAYCQVYGLIAPAIHWQAQLPLGDTWNGRLLNIGNGGKAGNFQFAFNRLAQGYAVVSNNTGHDNGAEPNSSFAFNNKQEFFDYAYRAIHVTANASKALTLAFYGKPQKHVYFEGCSTGGRQGMLEAQRYPADFDGIVIGSPAIDFTKLNVAHIWTEKHLLENHAAGNLAFDKDGDGSFKDLKKVDILHDAVLAKCDAKDGIKDGVINDPRQCDFKPAEDLKQYACPADKNADNCFTKAQLHTIEAIYAGPHDSKGTKIFYGPSFGSEVQWPKNVIPWGGNQFLPTNLIYELDHANFLIYEDSPGLPPNEIHSVGDAPYKGGIFPEYAWWEFNFDDITAGKAQFVQHYMDAVDPDLNRFLKQRKGKLLMYQGWSDGDALPESIVAYYQQVVQKTFDGSYPEAQKDARLFMVPGMGHCGGGPGPNEWDKLPALVKWVEEGVAPDSIVAVHRSSVRDDNTPGPITDERKLCPFPQQAVYTGPAGGENVSANWKQQNFACRER